From the Gavia stellata isolate bGavSte3 chromosome 22, bGavSte3.hap2, whole genome shotgun sequence genome, one window contains:
- the CASKIN2 gene encoding LOW QUALITY PROTEIN: caskin-2 (The sequence of the model RefSeq protein was modified relative to this genomic sequence to represent the inferred CDS: deleted 1 base in 1 codon), which yields MGREQELIQAVKNGDVPGVQKLVAKIKASKSKLLGSAKRLNVNYQDADGFSALHHAALGGSLDLISLLLEAQATVDIKDSNGMRPLHYAAWQGRVEPVRVLLRAAASVNMASLDGQIPLHLSAQYGHYEVSEMLLQHQSNPCLINKAKKTPLDLACEFGRLKVAQLLLNSHLCVALLEGQSKDATDPNYTTPLHLAAKNGHKEIIRQLLKAGIEINKQTKTGTALHEAALYGKTEVVRLLLEGGVDVNIRNTYNQTALDIVNQFTTSHASKDIKQLLREASGILKVRALKDFWNLHDPTALNIRAGDVITVLEQHPDGRWKGHIHDAQKGTDRVGYFPPSIAEVISKRTGMVVPRVAPAHQRQGPPGALPAPPSGLQHLPDECSHQPAPSVPAAYGHLTLTRTALGPDSSAGDRNSVGSEGSIGSIRSAGSGQSTDGTNGQSTSILIENARPLPSTGDDLQQHLLGSEPHDGQLTPTAGPQGQQTPGSCPPGDRVFSHQFLRPEQLLEGKDAEAIYNWLSEFQLESYTANFLNAGYDVPTISRMTPEDLTAIGVTKPGHRKKISTEIGQLSIAEWLPNYIPADLMDWLSAIGLPQYHKKLVNNGYDSITIVTDLTWEDLQEIGINKLGHQKKIMLAVKKLRDLRKSLSQAEATLARRKVPGALDIVTIESLENGECQSPHTPKMTTFQDSELSYELQTAMSNSCHETLGIKSSQGMSRSQESIGVRSRGSGHSQDNVLSRHLSSPSQESLGSGESSSSSGQSCAPPRSKESPASQPGRPSPEPYGKLVSPEGLNGYANGGGGSPLKERNLPEGTDQYARPVAQKGAGTPAVTPCTPPQTPSKATAPYVFMYPHVSLKSPTVPSLLGAEQPKTLAHPYPSVSSGQKSSLQTSAQKAFSYLHSQCGPVEPPAMPPTAGVALSAWQAGEQHNGGEGFKYKKRSHSLNRYTLSDGEHEEEEGVPTSTLGSYATLTRRPGRSQMPRACLQTDAKVTRSQSFAIRAKRKGPPPPPPKRLSSVSSALAAEADSEQPPDPERQPAAPQDVADAGTSPSDAGRSRTVKSLAAALEGTPGVSPPKPLLAPKPLHMAQDCLPRADVEDESYDGSDTSSATLSDATRDPFESSKPRRRTFSEPSAPMTEVAAQGRREDACSDTEEEAKPGVSSSSSQNSSSECIPFAEEGNLTIKQRPKPAGHPKADAAVLDTEPSSQLAEPPCSAGKEPAVPAAAKEPPVLEFNLTESDTVKRRPRFKEREPLQAVLKAFSMAGQAEAGASPAPQYAQAQAVSIAGPAVPAPAPRAGLAGDAFDDDSVEFRIAEIEKSILSLEKGIKKAPSPTTAPSPAELLGTAVVRTPAPGMWACGGVSEAVGLRLPPGLVREVRRTCGTACHKSLSFADVPAKHTSVASTKLVFSGPKTIYQQVLQPSRHTVAPWAAAEAVPDVIGSLAGPGSLTLEAGSKVSAKPLAAAPGATLAQQRLEQTNSTLAATLQAAEKKMTVEEAESHPGTVHSAKNILEDISNMFDDLADQLDAMLD from the exons agctcctgggATCTGCCAAGCGCCTGAACGTGAACTACCAGGATGCGGACGG GTTCTCGGCGCTGCACCACGCAGCCCTGGGCGGCAGCCTGGACCTCATCtcactgctgctggaggcacAGGCCACCGTCGACATCAAGGACAGCAACG GGATGCGGCCCCTGCACTATGCGGCCTGGCAGGGACGTGTGGAGCCGGTGCGGGTGCTGCTGCGTGCCGCCGCCTCTGTCAACATGGCCTCACTGGACGGGCAGATCCCACTGCACCTCTCGGCACAGTATGGCCACTATGAGGTG TCAGAGATGCTGCTCCAGCACCAGTCCAACCCTTGCCTCATCAACAAGGCGAAGAAAACCCCCCTGGACCTGGCCTGCGAGTTCGGGCGGCTGAAG GTggcccagctgctgctgaacagcCATCTGTGCGTCGCCCTCCTGGAGGGACAGTCCAAGGATGCCACCGACCCCAACTACACCACCCCGCTGCACCTGGCAGCCAAGAACGGGCACAAGGAGATCATCAG ACAGCTGCTGAAGGCTGGGATTGAGATCAACAAGCAGACGAAGACGGGCACAGCCCTGCACGAGGCCGCGCTCTACGGCAAAACGGAGGTGGTGCGGTTGCTGCTGGAG GGCGGCGTTGATGTGAACATCAGGAACACCTACAACCAGACGGCGCTGGACATTGTGAACCAGTTCACCACCTCGCACGCCAGCAAGGACATcaagcagctgctgagag AGGCATCAGGAATCCTGAAGGTCCGAGCTTTGAAGGATTTTTGGAACCTCCATGACCCAACTGCTCTCAACATCCGGGCAGGAGACGTCATCACG GTCCTGGAGCAGCATCCGGACGGGCGATGGAAAGGGCACATCCATGATGCGCAGAAAGGCACCGATCGGGTTGGGTACTTCCCCCCCTCCATCGCCGAAGTCATCAGCAAGCGAACAG GCATGGTTGTCCCCCGCGTGGCGCCCGCGCACCAGCGCCAGGGTCCCCCCGGGGCCCTCCCGGCCCCCCCCAGCGGGCTGCAGCACCTCCCCGACGAGTGTTCTCACCAGCCAGCCCCGAGCGTCCCAGCGGCCTATGGCCACCTCACCCTAACGCGGACGGCCCTAGGTCCTGACAGCTCAG CAGGAGACAGGAACAGTGTGGGCAGCGAGGGCAGCATCGGCAGCATCCGCAGTGCCGGCAGCGGCCAGAGCACCGATGGCACCAACGGGCAGAGCACCAGCATTCTCATCGAGAACGCCAGG CCGCTGCCCTCCACCGGCGACGACCTCCAGCAACACCTTTTGGGATCAGAGCCACACGATGGGCAGTTGACCCCCACAGCAG GGCCACAGGGCCAGCAGACCCCGGGCAGCTGCCCCCCTGGAGACAGGGTCTTCTCCCACCAGTTCTTGCGGCCTGAGCAGCTCCTCGAGGGGAAG GATGCAGAAGCCATTTACAACTGGCTGAGCGAGTTCCAGCTGGAGTCGTACACCGCCAACTTCCTCAATGCCGGCTACGACGTCCCCACCATCAGCCGCATGACCCCAGAG GATCTCACGGCCATTGGCGTGACCAAGCCAGGCCACAGGAAGAAGATCTCCACCGAGATTGGGCAGCTCAGCATCGCCGAGTGGCTGCCCAACTACATCCCG GCTGACCTGATGGACTGGCTCAGTGCCATCGGGTTGCCCCAGTACCACAAAAAGCTGGTGAACAATGGCTACGACTCCATCACCATCGTGACGGACCTGACATGGGAGGATCTGCAAGAGATTGGCATCAATAAGCTGG GCCACCAGAAAAAGATCATGTTGGCTGTCAAGAAGCTCAGAGACCTCCGCAAAAGCCTGAGCCAAGCAGAAGCAACTCTGGCAAGACGCAAAGTCCCCGGTGCCCTGGACATTGTTACCATCGAGTCGCTGGAGAACGGGGAGTGCCAGtccccacacacccccaaaaTGACGACCTTCCAGGACAGTGAGCTCAGCTATGAGCTCCAGACAGCCATGTCCAACAGCTGCCACGAGACGCTTGGCATCAAGAGCAGCCAGGGGATGTCACGGAGCCAGGAGAGCATCGGGGTGCGGTCTCGGGGCTCGGGGCACTCGCAGGACAACGTGCTGTCCCGGCACCTCTCCAGCCCCTCACAGGAGAGCCTGGGCAGCGgcgagagcagcagcagcagcgggcagTCCTGCGCGCCGCCCCGCAGCAAGGAgagcccagccagccagccGGGACGGCCCAGTCCCGAGCCCTATGGGAAGCTCGTGTCCCCCGAGGGGCTGAATGGCTATGCCAAcggcggcgggggcagccctCTTAAGGAGAGGAACCTGCCTGAAGGCACGGATCAGTATGCCCGACCAGTAGCTCAGAAAGGTGCCGGGACACCAGCGGTCACCCCCTGTACCCCTCCCCAGACCCCCAGCAAGGCGACGGCCCCGTACGTCTTCATGTACCCACATGTCTCCTTGAAATCCCCAACGGTCCCTTCCCTCCTGGGAGCGGAGCAGCCCAAGACCCTGGCACACCCGTACCCCTCCGTCTCCTCTGGGCAGAAGAGCAGCCTGCAGACGTCAGCCCAGAAAGCCTTCTCCTACCTGCACAGCCAGTGTGGCCCCGTGGAGCCACCCGCCATGCCACCCACGGCTGGGGTGGCCCTGAGCGCCTGGCAGGCCGGGGAGCAGCACAACGGGGGCGAAGGCTTCAAGTACAAGAAGCGTTCACATAGCCTGAACCGCTACACGCTATCGGACGGGGagcatgaggaggaggagggggtgcCCACCAGCACCCTGGGCTCCTATGCCACCCTGACGCGGCGGCCGGGCCGCAGCCAGATGCCGCGGGCCTGTCTGCAGACAGATGCCAAGGTGACCCGCAGCCAGTCCTTCGCCATCCGGGCCAAGCGCAAGggccctccgccgccgcctcccAAGCGCCTCAGCTCCGTCTCCAGTGCCCTCGCTGCCGAGGCAGACAGCGAGCAGCCCCCAGACCCCGAGCGgcagcccgcagccccccaggaTGTGGCCGATGCGGGCACCAGCCCCAGTGATGCCGGCCGCAGCAGGACAGTGAAGAGCCTGGCGGCTGCGCTGGAGGGGACACCGGGGGTGAGTCCGCCCAAGCCTCTCCTGGCCCCGAAACCGCTGCACATGGCTCAGGACTGTCTCCCCAGGGCAGATGTGGAGGATGAGTCTTACGATGGCAGTGACACCAGCAGTGCCACGCTTTCCGATGCCACCAGGGACCCGTTTGAGAGCAGCAAGCCACGGAGACGGACATTCAGCGAGCCCAGTGCTCCCATGACAGAGGTGGCTGCGCAGGGCAGGCGGGAGGACGCCTGCTCGGACACGGAGGAGGAGGCCAAGCCGGGGgtctcctcctcatcctcccagAACAGTTCCAGTGAGTGCATCCCTTTTGCAGAAGAAGGCAACTTAACCATCAAACAGCGGCCAAAGCCCGCTGGGCACCCCAAGGCTGACGCGGCCGTGCTGGACACAGAGCCCAGTTCCcagctggcagagcccccctGCTCCGCTGGGAAGGAGCCGGCGGTGCCCGCTGCTGCCAAGGAGCCGCCTGTGCTGGAGTTCAACCTCACCGAATCGGACACGGTGAAGCGCCGGCCCCGCTTCAAGGAGCGGGAGCCACTGCAGGCAGTGCTGAAGGCATTCAGCATGGCGGGACAGGCTGAGGCGGGGGCCAGCCCTGCGCCCCAGTACGCCCAGGCCCAAGCAGTGAGCATCGCGGGCCCCGCCGTGCCGGCACCAGCGCCACGGGCCGGGCTGGCCGGGGATGCCTTTGATGATGACAGCGTGGAGTTCCGGATTGCTGAGATAGAGAAAAGCATCTTGTCGCTGGAGAAGGGGATCAAGAAGGCACCAAGCCCCaccacagcccccagccctgcggaGCTGCTTGGCACCGCCGTGGTGAGGACGCCCGCTCCAGGTATGTGGGCTTGTGGGGGTGTCTCTGAGGCGGTG GGCCTGAGGCTCCCTCCTGGGTTGGTGCGGGAGGTGAGGAGGACGTGTGGCACCGCGTGCCACAAGTCCCTTTCCTTTGCAGACGTCCCTGCCAAGCACACCTCCGTGGCATCCACCAAGCTAGTCTTCTCCGGGCCCAAGACCATCTACCAGCAGGTCCTACAGCCCTCCCGCCACACCGTTGCTCCCTGGGCGGCCGCTGAGGCGGTGCCGGATGTGATCGGGTCCCTGGCCGGTCCCGGCTCGCTGACGCTGGAGGCAGGCAGCAAGGTGTCGGCAAAGCCTTTGGCAGCTGCCCCGGGGGCCACCCTGGCCCAGCAGCGGCTGGAGCAGACCAACTCCACCCTGGCTGCCACGCTGCAGGCGGCCGAGAAGAAGATGACGGTGGAGGAGGCGGAGAG ccaccccGGGACCGTGCACTCGGCCAAGAACATCCTGGAAGACATCAGCAACATGTTCGACGACCTGGCCGACCAGCTGGACGCAATGCTGGACTGA